One Mya arenaria isolate MELC-2E11 chromosome 5, ASM2691426v1 genomic window carries:
- the LOC128236088 gene encoding uncharacterized protein LOC128236088 isoform X5, with product MLGYNYGYFESQTAVSRQAYKSSFYRGQIPSSDDVDIDQASSNSATDQPVHDHADDLHEVPSAVPGRVVGQTNPAAEGLTILAEGPSQRQPAVGHSLREPTFSMTAQTARGVVHCCECNKPQLYYRCTKLTCKHNLLIAKCISEFTFTCGAPIAHPSYLSLRGVLSRKLTCGNPIAVCSYANKLNNKVDVCCHCGDTGGVIDTTLIAKFKSVLPICENCLDNGKHPITQRPYGK from the exons ATGCTCGGATACAACTATGGATATTTTGAAT CTCAAACAGCAGTCTCTCGACAGGCCTACAAGTCAAGCTTCTATAGAGGGCAAATACCGTCTTCAG ATGATGTTGATATTGACCAAGCCAGCAGCAATAGTGCCACTGATCAACCTGTTCATGACCATGCTGATGATTTACATG AGGTTCCATCTGCAGTGCCTGGCCGTGTTGTTGGACAGACCAATCCAGCTGCAGAGGGACTTACCATACTAGCGGAAGGACCGAGCCAGAGGCAACCAGCTGTAGGACATAGCTTGAGGGAACCAACCTTCTCAATGACCGCTCAAACAGCACGAGGAGTCGTTCACTGCTGTGAATGTAATAAACCTCAACTCTACTACCGTTGCACCAAGTTGACATGCAAACATAACCTTTTGATAGCTAAATGTATATCTGAATTCACCTTTACCTGTGGGGCTCCTATTGCCCATCCTTCTTACTTGAGTTTAAGAGGTGTACTATCCAGAAAACTTACTTGTGGCAACCCAATAGCAGTTTGTTCCTATGCAAATAAATTGAACAACAAAGTGGATGTGTGTTGTCATTGTGGGGACACTGGCGGTGTGATTGATACCACTTTGATAGCCAAATTCAAATCTGTGTTACCTATTTGTGAGAACTGCCTGGATAATGGAAAACATCCAATAACCCAACGCCCATATGGAAAATAA
- the LOC128236088 gene encoding uncharacterized protein LOC128236088 isoform X4: MFSRCSDTTMDILNLKQQSLDRPTSQASIEGKYRLQRAEQFAIPDDVDIDQASSNSATDQPVHDHADDLHEVPSAVPGRVVGQTNPAAEGLTILAEGPSQRQPAVGHSLREPTFSMTAQTARGVVHCCECNKPQLYYRCTKLTCKHNLLIAKCISEFTFTCGAPIAHPSYLSLRGVLSRKLTCGNPIAVCSYANKLNNKVDVCCHCGDTGGVIDTTLIAKFKSVLPICENCLDNGKHPITQRPYGK; this comes from the exons ATGTTCTCTAGATGCTCGGATACAACTATGGATATTTTGAAT CTCAAACAGCAGTCTCTCGACAGGCCTACAAGTCAAGCTTCTATAGAGGGCAAATACCGTCTTCAG CGAGCTGAACAATTTGCTATTCCAGATGATGTTGATATTGACCAAGCCAGCAGCAATAGTGCCACTGATCAACCTGTTCATGACCATGCTGATGATTTACATG AGGTTCCATCTGCAGTGCCTGGCCGTGTTGTTGGACAGACCAATCCAGCTGCAGAGGGACTTACCATACTAGCGGAAGGACCGAGCCAGAGGCAACCAGCTGTAGGACATAGCTTGAGGGAACCAACCTTCTCAATGACCGCTCAAACAGCACGAGGAGTCGTTCACTGCTGTGAATGTAATAAACCTCAACTCTACTACCGTTGCACCAAGTTGACATGCAAACATAACCTTTTGATAGCTAAATGTATATCTGAATTCACCTTTACCTGTGGGGCTCCTATTGCCCATCCTTCTTACTTGAGTTTAAGAGGTGTACTATCCAGAAAACTTACTTGTGGCAACCCAATAGCAGTTTGTTCCTATGCAAATAAATTGAACAACAAAGTGGATGTGTGTTGTCATTGTGGGGACACTGGCGGTGTGATTGATACCACTTTGATAGCCAAATTCAAATCTGTGTTACCTATTTGTGAGAACTGCCTGGATAATGGAAAACATCCAATAACCCAACGCCCATATGGAAAATAA
- the LOC128236088 gene encoding uncharacterized protein LOC128236088 isoform X3 produces MFSRCSDTTMDILNVLKQQSLDRPTSQASIEGKYRLQRAEQFAIPDDVDIDQASSNSATDQPVHDHADDLHEVPSAVPGRVVGQTNPAAEGLTILAEGPSQRQPAVGHSLREPTFSMTAQTARGVVHCCECNKPQLYYRCTKLTCKHNLLIAKCISEFTFTCGAPIAHPSYLSLRGVLSRKLTCGNPIAVCSYANKLNNKVDVCCHCGDTGGVIDTTLIAKFKSVLPICENCLDNGKHPITQRPYGK; encoded by the exons ATGTTCTCTAGATGCTCGGATACAACTATGGATATTTTGAATGTG CTCAAACAGCAGTCTCTCGACAGGCCTACAAGTCAAGCTTCTATAGAGGGCAAATACCGTCTTCAG CGAGCTGAACAATTTGCTATTCCAGATGATGTTGATATTGACCAAGCCAGCAGCAATAGTGCCACTGATCAACCTGTTCATGACCATGCTGATGATTTACATG AGGTTCCATCTGCAGTGCCTGGCCGTGTTGTTGGACAGACCAATCCAGCTGCAGAGGGACTTACCATACTAGCGGAAGGACCGAGCCAGAGGCAACCAGCTGTAGGACATAGCTTGAGGGAACCAACCTTCTCAATGACCGCTCAAACAGCACGAGGAGTCGTTCACTGCTGTGAATGTAATAAACCTCAACTCTACTACCGTTGCACCAAGTTGACATGCAAACATAACCTTTTGATAGCTAAATGTATATCTGAATTCACCTTTACCTGTGGGGCTCCTATTGCCCATCCTTCTTACTTGAGTTTAAGAGGTGTACTATCCAGAAAACTTACTTGTGGCAACCCAATAGCAGTTTGTTCCTATGCAAATAAATTGAACAACAAAGTGGATGTGTGTTGTCATTGTGGGGACACTGGCGGTGTGATTGATACCACTTTGATAGCCAAATTCAAATCTGTGTTACCTATTTGTGAGAACTGCCTGGATAATGGAAAACATCCAATAACCCAACGCCCATATGGAAAATAA
- the LOC128236088 gene encoding uncharacterized protein LOC128236088 isoform X1, with product MFSRCSDTTMDILNVLKQQSLDRPTSQASIEGKYRLQVLRAEQFAIPDDVDIDQASSNSATDQPVHDHADDLHEVPSAVPGRVVGQTNPAAEGLTILAEGPSQRQPAVGHSLREPTFSMTAQTARGVVHCCECNKPQLYYRCTKLTCKHNLLIAKCISEFTFTCGAPIAHPSYLSLRGVLSRKLTCGNPIAVCSYANKLNNKVDVCCHCGDTGGVIDTTLIAKFKSVLPICENCLDNGKHPITQRPYGK from the exons ATGTTCTCTAGATGCTCGGATACAACTATGGATATTTTGAATGTG CTCAAACAGCAGTCTCTCGACAGGCCTACAAGTCAAGCTTCTATAGAGGGCAAATACCGTCTTCAGGTACTG CGAGCTGAACAATTTGCTATTCCAGATGATGTTGATATTGACCAAGCCAGCAGCAATAGTGCCACTGATCAACCTGTTCATGACCATGCTGATGATTTACATG AGGTTCCATCTGCAGTGCCTGGCCGTGTTGTTGGACAGACCAATCCAGCTGCAGAGGGACTTACCATACTAGCGGAAGGACCGAGCCAGAGGCAACCAGCTGTAGGACATAGCTTGAGGGAACCAACCTTCTCAATGACCGCTCAAACAGCACGAGGAGTCGTTCACTGCTGTGAATGTAATAAACCTCAACTCTACTACCGTTGCACCAAGTTGACATGCAAACATAACCTTTTGATAGCTAAATGTATATCTGAATTCACCTTTACCTGTGGGGCTCCTATTGCCCATCCTTCTTACTTGAGTTTAAGAGGTGTACTATCCAGAAAACTTACTTGTGGCAACCCAATAGCAGTTTGTTCCTATGCAAATAAATTGAACAACAAAGTGGATGTGTGTTGTCATTGTGGGGACACTGGCGGTGTGATTGATACCACTTTGATAGCCAAATTCAAATCTGTGTTACCTATTTGTGAGAACTGCCTGGATAATGGAAAACATCCAATAACCCAACGCCCATATGGAAAATAA
- the LOC128236088 gene encoding uncharacterized protein LOC128236088 isoform X2, which yields MFSRCSDTTMDILNLKQQSLDRPTSQASIEGKYRLQVLRAEQFAIPDDVDIDQASSNSATDQPVHDHADDLHEVPSAVPGRVVGQTNPAAEGLTILAEGPSQRQPAVGHSLREPTFSMTAQTARGVVHCCECNKPQLYYRCTKLTCKHNLLIAKCISEFTFTCGAPIAHPSYLSLRGVLSRKLTCGNPIAVCSYANKLNNKVDVCCHCGDTGGVIDTTLIAKFKSVLPICENCLDNGKHPITQRPYGK from the exons ATGTTCTCTAGATGCTCGGATACAACTATGGATATTTTGAAT CTCAAACAGCAGTCTCTCGACAGGCCTACAAGTCAAGCTTCTATAGAGGGCAAATACCGTCTTCAGGTACTG CGAGCTGAACAATTTGCTATTCCAGATGATGTTGATATTGACCAAGCCAGCAGCAATAGTGCCACTGATCAACCTGTTCATGACCATGCTGATGATTTACATG AGGTTCCATCTGCAGTGCCTGGCCGTGTTGTTGGACAGACCAATCCAGCTGCAGAGGGACTTACCATACTAGCGGAAGGACCGAGCCAGAGGCAACCAGCTGTAGGACATAGCTTGAGGGAACCAACCTTCTCAATGACCGCTCAAACAGCACGAGGAGTCGTTCACTGCTGTGAATGTAATAAACCTCAACTCTACTACCGTTGCACCAAGTTGACATGCAAACATAACCTTTTGATAGCTAAATGTATATCTGAATTCACCTTTACCTGTGGGGCTCCTATTGCCCATCCTTCTTACTTGAGTTTAAGAGGTGTACTATCCAGAAAACTTACTTGTGGCAACCCAATAGCAGTTTGTTCCTATGCAAATAAATTGAACAACAAAGTGGATGTGTGTTGTCATTGTGGGGACACTGGCGGTGTGATTGATACCACTTTGATAGCCAAATTCAAATCTGTGTTACCTATTTGTGAGAACTGCCTGGATAATGGAAAACATCCAATAACCCAACGCCCATATGGAAAATAA
- the LOC128236088 gene encoding uncharacterized protein LOC128236088 isoform X6 gives MFSRCSDTTMDILNVLKQQSLDRPTSQASIEGKYRLQMMLILTKPAAIVPLINLFMTMLMIYMRFHLQCLAVLLDRPIQLQRDLPY, from the exons ATGTTCTCTAGATGCTCGGATACAACTATGGATATTTTGAATGTG CTCAAACAGCAGTCTCTCGACAGGCCTACAAGTCAAGCTTCTATAGAGGGCAAATACCGTCTTCAG ATGATGTTGATATTGACCAAGCCAGCAGCAATAGTGCCACTGATCAACCTGTTCATGACCATGCTGATGATTTACATG AGGTTCCATCTGCAGTGCCTGGCCGTGTTGTTGGACAGACCAATCCAGCTGCAGAGGGACTTACCATACTAG